Part of the Sphingobacterium sp. LZ7M1 genome, GTTATATGCTGCGGCATTGGCACCGGTTCCTGTTTTCTTTGCAGGAAGCGTAGCAGCACGCTTACGAACATCATTCACCAATTTCAAAGCTCCTGGAAGGTTATTTGCTTCAACCTCACATTCTGCAGCCATCAACCACACATCAGCTAAACGGATGATATTCACATCCAAACCGGTAAGGTAATTGGCTCCCGGAGCTGCATTGGTAGCAAATTGAGATACAGGGATCATGGTTTTGATGGTTACAAAAGGTCCAGCGTATTTAGCGTCACGGATCCATGCATTACCTGGCATAATTCCATAGTCCAAATATGAAACACCTCTACGACCAACGGTATAATCTAAACGCGGGTCGAATTTCAAGTTCACATCTAATACGTATGAATCTGTTGGGTTTTTCAAATCGGAAAGGTATGGAGTAGCACGGTAAGCGGTAGTTGATAATGGAAGACCATTGGCATCTACCTGGAATGAATTTACCAAATCAATAGTTGGTTGATAGAATCCACAACATCCTACTGGTGAACTTCCATACAGACCGGATAACATATCTCCTACGTTGGAGTTATCAGCAGCACCATTGGAATTGATGGCGTGTTTTGAAACCATCACCACTTCAGGTCCGTTTTCTTTCGTTACATCAAAGTTATTCCAGTAAGGCATGGTCGTGATATCCTTACCTGCCATAACCTCTTTAAACAAAGTCAATGCCTGAGCGTATTTCTTTTGGTATAGATAAAGCTTACCTAAATATGCTTTTGCAGCATTTTTGTCCATACGACCAAACTCATCTTTGATTTTGGTAGCTGGCAAATTAGCGACCGCAAATTTGAAGTCCTCTTCAATAGCCGGAGTAATATCCTTGTCATTTGGAATGGTCTGTGCTTCAGCAGTAGTCGTTGCTTCGGTAATGATTGGGACATTTCTAAAGATCCTCCATAGGAAGAAGTTGTAATGGCCTCTCAACATTTTTGCCTCAGCTTCGATTTCCTTAGCTCGCTCGGCAGAGATTTCCTTTGGCCCCGCTTGATCCGCTGCAAGTAACTTCAAAGTATTGTTACAGCGTAAAATCCCTTCAAAGTATACTTGCCACATTTGGGACAGGTTGTCATTTGTACTGATCGCATTATAGGTTTCGATCATGTTCATTGGTGTCTGGTCGGTAAGCTCCGAACCTTTGTGTGCATTGTCTGAAGCAACTTCACCAAATAGCCACTGGCTAGGTGCAGAAGCATAGTTGCCCCAAGTGCCACTTACATTACCATTTAAGATACTGTATGCACCGATCAGCGCACCTTCCACACCATCTTTATTCCCTACCTGAGGCTCAGACAACTGGCCTTGAGGTAATTTCTGTAAAAATTCTTTTCCACAGGAAGTAACAAGTAGCATTCCCGCGCCTAAAAGAATCATTAATTTATTTCGTTTCATGATTGTTCTATTTAATATTCTCTACCTACTAAAATCCTAAATTAAGTCCAAATGTGTACTGACGAGCCTGTGGATATACCCCAAAGTCAACACCCAATGCTGGGTAGGCAGATGGAGTAGCTGAAACCTCAGGATCTAAGCCTTCGTATTTGGTAATCGTGAATAAGTTGGTAACACCTAAATATAATCTTAACCTATTGAATGTAGTGTTCTCACCAAATAGCTTTTTAGTTGGTAAGTTATATCCAATTTGGAAATTCTTAAGCTTCAAGAAACTACCATCCTGTACATAATAAGAGGATGTTGCGTATTCCATCGCACTTGTTTTGTCAGCTGGATTAGGTAGAGATGGGATATTGCTACCTTTGTTTGATTCACTCCATGCATCTAATACCCTTACGCTCTTTTGTCCGCGGAATACCCCGAAGTCTGTAAAGTAACGAGTAGCTTCATACAGGTCATTTCCTTGGGAACCATAGAAGTATAACAATACGTCAAAGTTTTTGTAAGCAGCGTTAATATTCAATGAATAAGTGAAGTCTGGGTGTGGATTACCAATAATTGTTCTATCACCTGGGTCGATCTCACCGTTTCCATTTATGTCTGCATATTTCAAACCTCCTGGTCTTGCATCATCATATGAAGGTGAATTATTTACATCATCCACACTTTGATAGATACCGGTTACTTGATAACCATAGAATGAACCGAATGGCTGACCTTTCTGTAAGATTGAAGTTTCCATAGAACGGAAGGCACCGTAGTTAACCTGTGATACGGTTGGAGCTAATGCAACCACTTCGTTTTTATAGTTTGAGAAATTAGCAGCTAAATCCAAAGTAAATGGTTTCTCTTGTCTGTGTCCATAGTGGTAGCCCAAAGAGAACTCAAATCCTTTATTGCTCATATCACCGATATTTTGGTACGGAGAGGCAGCTCTACCTGCAGCAGCAGCTGGAAGTGGAACCAAGAACAACATATCAGTTGTTTTCTTGTCAAACCAGTCGATCGATCCGTCTAAATCACCGTTCAATACCGTGAAGTCCAAACCTACG contains:
- a CDS encoding RagB/SusD family nutrient uptake outer membrane protein is translated as MKRNKLMILLGAGMLLVTSCGKEFLQKLPQGQLSEPQVGNKDGVEGALIGAYSILNGNVSGTWGNYASAPSQWLFGEVASDNAHKGSELTDQTPMNMIETYNAISTNDNLSQMWQVYFEGILRCNNTLKLLAADQAGPKEISAERAKEIEAEAKMLRGHYNFFLWRIFRNVPIITEATTTAEAQTIPNDKDITPAIEEDFKFAVANLPATKIKDEFGRMDKNAAKAYLGKLYLYQKKYAQALTLFKEVMAGKDITTMPYWNNFDVTKENGPEVVMVSKHAINSNGAADNSNVGDMLSGLYGSSPVGCCGFYQPTIDLVNSFQVDANGLPLSTTAYRATPYLSDLKNPTDSYVLDVNLKFDPRLDYTVGRRGVSYLDYGIMPGNAWIRDAKYAGPFVTIKTMIPVSQFATNAAPGANYLTGLDVNIIRLADVWLMAAECEVEANNLPGALKLVNDVRKRAATLPAKKTGTGANAAAYNVKPYPAFASQADARTAVRTERRIELAMEGHRFFDLVRWGVAKSVLESYSTFEGSFLPAYKGLTFSANSEYWPVPQVEIDRSNGALK